A genomic window from Erythrobacter sp. BLCC-B19 includes:
- a CDS encoding TlyA family RNA methyltransferase — protein sequence MPDHPPRPPKAQKRRVDQLLVERGLAESRARAQALVMAGLVFAGETKIDKPGHQLAEDAALDVRGRDHPWVSRGGIKLAHAIEHFGLDPAGAVAMDIGSSTGGFTDVLLTHGASHVFCVDSGTNQLAWRLREDPRVTVLEQLSARLLTPEHINRPCNWVVCDASFISLAKVLEVPLRLAAPECQLVALIKPQFEVGREEVGKGGVVRDPALHGRVCDEVRGWIEGLGWDVQGIATSPITGPQGNVEFLISATRR from the coding sequence ATGCCCGACCATCCGCCTCGTCCCCCGAAAGCGCAGAAGCGCCGTGTCGATCAATTGCTGGTCGAGCGCGGGCTGGCTGAAAGCCGCGCGCGGGCGCAGGCGCTGGTGATGGCGGGGCTGGTGTTTGCCGGCGAGACCAAGATCGACAAGCCGGGCCATCAGCTCGCCGAGGATGCCGCGCTGGATGTGCGCGGGCGCGATCATCCCTGGGTCAGCCGGGGCGGGATCAAGCTCGCCCATGCGATCGAGCACTTCGGCCTCGATCCGGCGGGCGCGGTGGCGATGGATATCGGATCATCCACCGGCGGGTTCACCGATGTGCTGCTGACCCACGGGGCGAGCCACGTCTTCTGCGTCGATTCCGGCACCAACCAGCTGGCGTGGCGCTTGCGCGAAGACCCGCGCGTGACGGTGCTCGAACAGCTCTCCGCCCGCCTGCTCACGCCCGAGCATATCAACCGCCCGTGCAACTGGGTGGTGTGCGATGCGAGCTTCATCAGCCTCGCCAAGGTTCTGGAGGTGCCGCTGCGCCTCGCCGCGCCCGAATGCCAGCTGGTCGCGCTCATCAAGCCGCAGTTCGAAGTCGGGCGCGAGGAGGTCGGCAAGGGCGGGGTGGTGCGCGATCCCGCGCTGCACGGCCGCGTGTGCGACGAGGTGCGCGGCTGGATCGAAGGGCTTGGTTGGGACGTGCAGGGCATCGCCACCAGCCCGATCACCGGGCCGCAGGGCAATGTCGAATTCCTGATCAGCGCCACCCGCCGATAG
- a CDS encoding TspO/MBR family protein, producing MNVLASPAQLRASFFRWALFTVPLVLLIGFSAGQLGGPDTPWFAGLVKPAIFPPTIAFPIAWTTLFVLIGLSMALVASAWGAHGRGLALAVFAVHFIVTQGWTLVFFGMQNMIAGLMVLGFGIASLLIALALVWRVRRSAGLLLLPYLAWLCFALVLNYQFLAANPDGGPQNADGAEMTVTL from the coding sequence ATGAACGTCCTTGCCTCACCTGCGCAATTGCGCGCGAGTTTTTTCCGTTGGGCGCTGTTTACCGTGCCGCTGGTGTTGCTGATCGGCTTTTCCGCCGGGCAATTGGGCGGGCCGGACACGCCGTGGTTTGCCGGGCTGGTAAAGCCCGCGATCTTCCCGCCGACCATCGCCTTTCCGATCGCCTGGACGACGCTGTTCGTGCTGATCGGCCTGTCGATGGCGCTGGTGGCAAGCGCCTGGGGCGCGCATGGACGCGGTCTCGCGCTGGCGGTGTTCGCGGTGCATTTCATTGTCACGCAGGGCTGGACGCTGGTCTTTTTCGGGATGCAGAACATGATCGCCGGGCTGATGGTTCTGGGCTTCGGCATCGCGAGCCTGCTGATCGCCCTGGCGCTGGTGTGGCGGGTGCGCCGCAGCGCCGGGCTGCTGCTGCTGCCCTATCTGGCGTGGCTGTGCTTTGCGCTGGTGCTCAACTACCAGTTCCTCGCCGCAAACCCCGACGGCGGCCCGCAGAACGCCGACGGGGCAGAGATGACGGTGACGTTGTAA
- a CDS encoding accessory factor UbiK family protein gives MQSQNPIIADLVKLANSAAGTMAGMTREARESARERMREAFGGIDFVSREEFETVKAMAQKAREQADALEARLAALEAKSTKK, from the coding sequence ATGCAAAGCCAGAACCCGATCATCGCCGACCTCGTCAAACTTGCCAACTCTGCGGCCGGGACCATGGCCGGCATGACCCGCGAAGCCCGCGAAAGCGCGCGTGAGCGGATGCGGGAGGCCTTTGGCGGCATCGACTTCGTCAGCCGCGAGGAGTTCGAGACGGTCAAGGCGATGGCCCAGAAGGCCCGCGAACAGGCCGACGCCCTCGAAGCGCGACTCGCCGCGCTGGAAGCCAAATCCACCAAGAAGTAA
- the recO gene encoding DNA repair protein RecO: MTLRASAILLASRPQGETGAMARLLTADQGLVAAYVAGGRGRQMRAVMVPGNRVAAEFAWRPGSQLPFARLELEQSRAALMTEPLPAAAIQWVCALTAAVLPERQPYPALAEALDGLLAAIAVAPSARGWVGGLAAFETLLLSELGYGGQAPLPAADWPQQLAMLGILERQLSTYLLAGDRRDVMGARRLLTERLQRIG; the protein is encoded by the coding sequence ATGACCCTGCGCGCCTCCGCCATTCTGCTGGCCAGCCGTCCGCAGGGCGAGACGGGGGCGATGGCGCGGCTGCTGACGGCCGATCAGGGGCTGGTCGCGGCCTATGTCGCAGGCGGGCGCGGGCGCCAGATGCGCGCGGTGATGGTCCCGGGCAACCGGGTTGCGGCGGAATTCGCCTGGCGCCCCGGTTCGCAATTGCCCTTCGCCCGGCTGGAGCTGGAACAGTCCCGCGCCGCGCTTATGACCGAGCCGCTTCCTGCCGCCGCGATCCAGTGGGTCTGCGCACTCACGGCCGCCGTGCTACCCGAACGCCAGCCTTACCCCGCGCTTGCCGAAGCGCTCGACGGGCTGCTTGCCGCGATTGCCGTTGCCCCATCGGCGCGGGGCTGGGTGGGGGGACTGGCGGCCTTTGAGACGCTGCTGCTGAGCGAGCTCGGCTATGGCGGACAGGCACCGCTTCCGGCTGCGGATTGGCCTCAGCAATTGGCCATGCTGGGGATACTCGAACGCCAGCTCTCGACCTACCTGCTTGCAGGCGACAGACGCGATGTTATGGGCGCACGGCGGCTGCTGACCGAGCGGCTCCAGCGGATCGGGTGA
- the leuB gene encoding 3-isopropylmalate dehydrogenase, producing the protein MKIAVLPGDGIGPEVTAEAVAVLEALGLPGLALTAADVGGAAYHKHGHPLPEETLSLARAADAILFGAVGDPTCDALERHLRPEQAILGLRKHLGLFANLRPARVFAGLEHLSPLRADIAGGLDMLIVRELTGDVYFGAKGQRTTDSGEREGWDAMSYADSEVRRIAHVAFRAAAAAGLPLTSVDKANVLETSQLWRDVVIAVAAEYPDVALDHMYVDNAAMQVVSHPDRFGVVLTGNLFGDILSDLASAAVGSIGLLPSASLGERETAHGTFGLYEPIHGSAPDIAGQGKANPMATILSAAMMLRHSFGLEAEAARVEAAVARTLADGILGGDLGGSHGTAAIGAAVRERL; encoded by the coding sequence ATGAAGATTGCAGTCCTGCCCGGCGACGGGATCGGCCCCGAAGTCACGGCTGAGGCCGTGGCGGTGCTTGAGGCGCTGGGCCTGCCCGGCCTTGCCCTTACCGCCGCCGACGTTGGCGGGGCGGCCTATCACAAGCATGGTCACCCGCTGCCCGAAGAAACCCTCAGCCTCGCCCGCGCGGCCGATGCGATCCTGTTCGGCGCGGTGGGCGATCCGACCTGCGACGCGCTCGAACGCCACCTGCGGCCCGAGCAGGCGATCCTGGGTCTCAGGAAGCACCTCGGCCTGTTTGCGAACCTGCGCCCGGCGCGGGTGTTTGCGGGGCTGGAACACCTCTCTCCCCTGCGCGCCGACATTGCCGGCGGGCTCGATATGCTGATCGTGCGCGAGCTGACGGGCGATGTCTATTTCGGTGCGAAAGGCCAGCGCACCACCGACAGCGGCGAGCGCGAGGGGTGGGACGCGATGTCCTATGCCGACAGCGAGGTGCGCCGCATCGCCCATGTCGCGTTCCGCGCGGCGGCGGCAGCGGGCCTGCCGCTTACCAGCGTCGACAAGGCCAACGTCCTCGAAACCAGCCAGCTGTGGCGCGATGTGGTGATCGCGGTTGCGGCGGAATACCCCGATGTCGCGCTCGATCATATGTATGTCGATAATGCCGCGATGCAGGTGGTGAGCCACCCTGACCGCTTCGGCGTGGTGCTGACCGGCAATCTGTTCGGCGACATTCTGAGCGATCTGGCGAGCGCTGCCGTTGGCTCCATCGGCCTGCTCCCTTCGGCCTCGCTGGGTGAACGCGAGACGGCGCATGGCACCTTCGGTCTCTATGAACCGATCCACGGGTCCGCGCCCGACATTGCCGGGCAGGGCAAGGCCAATCCGATGGCAACGATCCTTTCTGCCGCGATGATGCTGCGCCATTCCTTCGGGCTGGAGGCTGAGGCCGCCCGGGTCGAGGCGGCGGTCGCGCGGACGCTGGCTGACGGCATCCTTGGCGGCGATCTGGGCGGCAGCCACGGCACGGCGGCGATCGGCGCTGCGGTGCGGGAACGCCTGTAA
- a CDS encoding glycosyltransferase family 2 protein, with protein MSLDLAIILPTLNERGNLAPLVERIDRAIGSAARWEVIIVDDDSKDGTADEARALALTDPRVRVIQRIGRRGLASAAIEGFCATAAPYVAVMDADHQHDPALLPGMLAVLQAGEADICVASRFAEGASTAEWAAPERERLSTYANALARKITGVELTDPMSGYFMLPANAARALVPRLTGIGFKILLDLLATSDTTMRVREFPLNFAARREGESKLDRAILFDFLAGLYDKTLGKVIPTRFALFGTVGALGVVVHFAVLTSLLFAIGHRFAIAQTAAVLVAMSFNFWLNNWLTYRDKRLVGWAALLRGWLGFIATCAVGGFANVAIATFLEGKGLFWALAALAGIVVGSVWNYALSSRFVWGRF; from the coding sequence ATGAGCCTCGATCTTGCCATCATCCTGCCGACCCTCAACGAGCGCGGCAATCTCGCCCCGCTGGTGGAGCGGATTGACCGTGCCATCGGGTCGGCGGCGCGGTGGGAGGTCATCATCGTCGATGATGACAGCAAGGACGGCACGGCGGACGAAGCGCGCGCGCTGGCGCTCACTGATCCGCGGGTGCGGGTGATCCAGCGGATCGGCCGCCGGGGGCTGGCGAGCGCGGCGATCGAAGGCTTCTGCGCCACGGCTGCGCCCTATGTGGCGGTGATGGACGCCGACCACCAGCACGATCCGGCGCTGCTGCCGGGGATGCTCGCGGTCTTGCAGGCGGGCGAGGCAGACATCTGCGTGGCGAGCCGCTTTGCCGAGGGCGCCAGCACCGCCGAATGGGCCGCGCCCGAACGCGAGCGGCTCTCGACCTATGCCAATGCTCTGGCGCGCAAGATCACCGGCGTGGAGCTGACCGACCCGATGAGCGGCTATTTCATGCTGCCTGCCAATGCCGCGCGCGCGCTGGTGCCGCGGCTGACGGGGATCGGGTTCAAGATCCTGCTCGACCTGCTGGCAACCTCGGACACGACCATGCGGGTCAGGGAATTTCCGCTCAATTTCGCCGCCCGCCGCGAAGGAGAAAGCAAGCTGGACCGCGCCATTCTGTTCGATTTCCTCGCCGGGCTGTATGACAAGACGCTCGGCAAGGTGATCCCGACCCGCTTTGCCCTGTTCGGCACCGTCGGCGCGCTGGGCGTGGTGGTGCACTTTGCGGTGCTGACGAGCCTCTTGTTCGCCATCGGCCACCGCTTCGCCATCGCCCAGACCGCGGCGGTGCTGGTGGCGATGAGCTTCAACTTCTGGCTCAACAACTGGCTGACCTATCGCGACAAGCGGCTGGTGGGCTGGGCGGCGCTGCTGCGCGGCTGGCTGGGCTTTATCGCGACCTGCGCGGTGGGCGGCTTTGCCAACGTGGCGATTGCGACCTTCCTGGAAGGCAAGGGCCTGTTCTGGGCGCTCGCTGCGCTGGCGGGGATCGTGGTGGGATCGGTGTGGAACTACGCCCTGTCGAGCCGGTTCGTGTGGGGGAGGTTCTGA
- a CDS encoding GIY-YIG nuclease family protein — protein sequence MDRNRHFQPAVYIMANHKSGTIYVGVTSDLPKRAWQHREGVVEGFTRRYGCKRLVWFELHSTMEYAIMREKQIKGGSRGKKIALIEAANPEWRDLFFELSS from the coding sequence ATGGACCGGAACCGGCATTTCCAGCCCGCCGTCTACATCATGGCGAACCACAAGAGCGGGACGATTTACGTCGGCGTCACTTCCGACTTGCCCAAGCGAGCCTGGCAGCACCGTGAAGGTGTAGTCGAGGGCTTTACCCGCAGATATGGCTGCAAACGTTTGGTCTGGTTCGAGCTTCACTCGACCATGGAATACGCCATCATGCGCGAGAAGCAGATCAAGGGCGGTTCACGCGGCAAGAAGATCGCGCTGATCGAGGCGGCTAATCCTGAATGGCGGGATTTGTTCTTCGAGTTGAGTTCTTAG
- a CDS encoding phospholipid carrier-dependent glycosyltransferase, which produces MAEAQAPSSPAAAPPPPRPRDPLRWCLALTGLYALVAGWRLATPSIPYFDEVHYLPAAREILSLWQTGEGAYINREHPLFAKTLIAAGLALLGDNPLGWRIMPWLCGVLAFIASVRALWHASHDRFATLAFAVLLGTGFPLFIHTRIAMLDIVMVTALAVAAWQFAVACARPEQGRWRLALTGIAIGLALGAKWNAIPLAMVPGLTFFAARAMAGRRRLLLSRRGAPVPGVTLIEAFVWLGLLPLATYAATFAPGYWLAEYLHPSPLAEQGLIAFHREIFALQSQLMTPHRYMSTWPQWVLNARGIWYLYEPVDGAQRGVLLIGNPVTMLLGLPALAWCLLRGVWAKDWARLAAALGYAASLGLWLIAPKPVQFYYHYFAPSFFLLAALALACSDLRRWRRGKWLALGIPAASVAVFAWFFPILAALPLAGPDSYTLWMWWDGWR; this is translated from the coding sequence ATGGCCGAAGCGCAAGCGCCCTCCTCTCCCGCCGCCGCCCCGCCGCCGCCGCGCCCGCGCGATCCGCTGCGGTGGTGTCTCGCGCTGACCGGGCTCTATGCCCTTGTTGCCGGGTGGCGGCTGGCGACCCCGTCGATCCCCTATTTCGACGAGGTGCACTACCTTCCCGCGGCGCGCGAGATTCTCTCGCTGTGGCAGACGGGCGAGGGCGCCTATATCAACCGCGAGCATCCGCTGTTCGCCAAGACGCTGATCGCGGCAGGGCTTGCTCTGCTGGGCGACAATCCGCTGGGCTGGCGGATCATGCCGTGGCTGTGCGGCGTGCTCGCCTTCATCGCCAGCGTTCGCGCGCTGTGGCACGCCAGCCATGATCGCTTCGCCACGCTCGCCTTCGCGGTGCTGCTGGGAACGGGCTTTCCGCTCTTCATCCACACCCGCATCGCAATGCTCGACATCGTGATGGTGACGGCGCTGGCGGTCGCCGCATGGCAGTTCGCGGTTGCCTGCGCCCGGCCAGAGCAAGGCCGCTGGCGGCTGGCGCTGACGGGGATTGCCATCGGGCTGGCGCTGGGGGCGAAGTGGAATGCGATACCCCTCGCGATGGTGCCGGGGCTGACCTTCTTCGCCGCCCGCGCCATGGCCGGACGCCGCCGCCTGCTGCTCAGCCGCCGGGGCGCGCCGGTGCCGGGGGTGACGCTGATCGAGGCCTTCGTGTGGCTCGGCCTGCTGCCGCTGGCGACCTATGCGGCGACCTTTGCGCCGGGATATTGGCTGGCGGAGTATCTCCACCCCTCCCCGCTCGCCGAGCAGGGCTTGATCGCCTTCCACCGCGAAATCTTTGCCTTGCAAAGCCAGCTGATGACCCCGCACCGCTACATGAGCACCTGGCCGCAATGGGTGCTGAATGCGCGCGGGATCTGGTATCTTTATGAACCCGTCGACGGGGCACAGCGCGGGGTGCTGCTGATCGGCAATCCGGTGACGATGCTGCTCGGCCTGCCGGCGCTGGCGTGGTGCCTGCTGCGCGGGGTGTGGGCGAAAGATTGGGCGCGGCTGGCGGCGGCGCTGGGCTATGCCGCCAGCCTCGGCCTGTGGCTGATCGCGCCCAAGCCGGTGCAGTTCTACTACCACTATTTCGCACCGAGCTTCTTCCTGCTGGCGGCGCTGGCGCTGGCGTGCAGCGACCTCAGACGCTGGCGGCGCGGCAAGTGGCTCGCGCTCGGCATCCCGGCGGCATCAGTGGCGGTGTTCGCATGGTTCTTCCCCATCCTCGCCGCCCTGCCGCTCGCCGGGCCGGACAGCTACACCCTGTGGATGTGGTGGGATGGGTGGAGGTGA
- a CDS encoding TetR/AcrR family transcriptional regulator, with translation MRETARRPSARLPMSKDTLLPLLAAHVLAHGLGGASLRPLAKAAGTSDRMLLYHFGTKEALIADLLAYLARIYAGTLDAALAGERPQTRGQALARILKHARGPDMLPFMQLWWEIVAGAARGVEGYRPAAHAMMAELLGWLEGQMPQGDPDPKGGARYLLTLIEGTLMLAAIGHADVARDGIEAGLLAGGRAPS, from the coding sequence ATGCGCGAGACTGCCCGCCGCCCCTCTGCCAGACTGCCGATGTCGAAAGACACGCTGCTGCCGCTGCTGGCTGCCCATGTCCTTGCGCATGGTCTGGGCGGGGCGAGCCTGCGTCCTCTGGCCAAGGCGGCGGGGACGAGCGACCGGATGCTGCTCTACCACTTCGGCACCAAGGAGGCGCTGATTGCCGACCTGCTGGCCTATCTTGCGCGCATCTATGCAGGCACGCTCGATGCCGCGCTGGCGGGCGAGCGTCCGCAGACACGCGGGCAGGCGCTGGCGCGCATTCTGAAACACGCACGCGGCCCCGATATGCTCCCCTTCATGCAGCTTTGGTGGGAAATCGTCGCCGGTGCAGCGCGCGGGGTCGAGGGCTATCGTCCGGCCGCCCATGCGATGATGGCCGAACTGCTCGGTTGGCTCGAAGGGCAGATGCCGCAAGGCGATCCTGACCCCAAAGGCGGCGCGCGCTATCTGCTGACGCTGATCGAGGGCACGCTGATGCTGGCGGCAATCGGCCATGCCGATGTGGCGCGTGACGGAATCGAAGCAGGTCTGCTTGCGGGCGGGCGCGCCCCGTCCTAG
- a CDS encoding trans-sulfuration enzyme family protein, translating to MKKTTGMDRAATKNWRPATRALRGGTWRSEHGETSEALFLSSGYTYDDAATVAARFAGEAEGMTYSRLQNPTVAMLEERIALIEGAEACRTQASGMAAMTAALLCQLSAGDHVVAARAAFGSCRWLVDTLLPKFGIETTVIDSADNAAWEAAIRPNTKVFFFETPANPTLDVVDLAYVCGLARAHGITSVVDNAFASPVLQRPMEFGADVVAYSATKLMDGQGRVLAGAICASKQWIDEVLMPFQRNTGPTLSAFNAWVVLKGLETLPMRAFKQSEQAVALGQFLEPRVQAAGGHLLHPGLPSHPQHNLAISQMDATGPIFALDVGTRARAFAILDALKLVDISNNIGDARSLMCHPASTTHAGLTDDARKAMGVTEGLLRINVGLEDIEDLTEDMDQALAAAGM from the coding sequence ATGAAGAAGACCACCGGCATGGACCGCGCCGCCACAAAGAACTGGCGCCCCGCAACCCGCGCGCTGCGCGGCGGCACCTGGCGCTCCGAACATGGGGAGACCAGCGAGGCGCTGTTCCTCTCTTCGGGCTATACCTATGACGATGCGGCGACGGTCGCCGCACGCTTCGCGGGCGAGGCCGAGGGGATGACCTATTCGCGCCTCCAGAACCCGACGGTGGCGATGCTGGAAGAACGTATCGCGCTGATCGAGGGGGCGGAAGCCTGCCGCACGCAGGCGAGCGGGATGGCGGCGATGACGGCGGCGCTCTTGTGCCAGCTTTCGGCGGGCGATCATGTCGTTGCCGCGCGCGCCGCGTTTGGCTCGTGCCGCTGGCTGGTCGATACCCTGCTGCCGAAGTTCGGGATCGAGACCACCGTGATCGACAGCGCCGATAACGCCGCGTGGGAAGCCGCGATCCGGCCCAATACCAAGGTGTTCTTCTTCGAGACGCCCGCCAACCCGACGCTCGATGTGGTTGATCTGGCTTACGTTTGCGGCCTCGCCCGCGCGCACGGGATCACCTCTGTGGTCGACAATGCCTTCGCCTCGCCCGTGCTCCAGCGCCCGATGGAGTTCGGCGCGGATGTGGTGGCCTATTCTGCCACCAAGCTGATGGACGGGCAGGGCCGCGTGCTGGCAGGCGCGATCTGTGCGAGCAAGCAGTGGATCGACGAGGTGTTGATGCCGTTCCAGCGCAACACCGGCCCGACGCTTTCGGCCTTCAACGCCTGGGTGGTGCTGAAGGGGCTGGAGACGCTGCCGATGCGCGCCTTCAAGCAGTCGGAGCAAGCAGTCGCGCTCGGCCAGTTCCTCGAACCGCGGGTGCAAGCGGCGGGCGGCCATCTGCTCCACCCCGGCCTGCCGAGCCACCCGCAGCACAATCTCGCGATCTCGCAAATGGACGCTACGGGTCCGATCTTCGCGCTCGATGTCGGCACCCGCGCGCGGGCCTTTGCGATCCTCGATGCGCTCAAGCTGGTCGATATCTCGAACAATATCGGCGATGCGCGCAGTCTGATGTGCCACCCGGCCTCGACCACCCACGCCGGCCTGACCGACGATGCGCGCAAGGCGATGGGCGTGACCGAAGGCCTGCTGCGCATCAATGTGGGCCTTGAGGACATCGAGGACCTCACCGAAGACATGGACCAGGCGCTCGCGGCGGCGGGGATGTGA
- a CDS encoding 2-hydroxychromene-2-carboxylate isomerase: protein MTKRVELVFDFVSPNAYLIWWPLRELLDRYEAELDVIPVFLGGMHKLTGNAPPMIRDAEVKGKNEYAMLEMQRFIAKHGLTRYRLHPQFPFNSILLQRMLYAADQDGRGVQFAEGLLRPIWEDGLDIASPEAIGAVLAEAGFDAADLFARAQTDAVKQGLAANTDAVVARGAFGIPTMFVGASKGSGGEGEIFFGKERLGQIEELLAKG, encoded by the coding sequence ATGACCAAACGCGTTGAACTCGTCTTCGATTTCGTCAGCCCCAATGCCTACCTGATCTGGTGGCCGCTGCGCGAACTGCTTGATCGCTATGAGGCCGAACTCGACGTGATCCCCGTCTTCCTCGGCGGGATGCACAAGCTCACCGGCAATGCCCCGCCGATGATCCGTGACGCCGAGGTCAAGGGCAAGAACGAATACGCGATGCTGGAAATGCAGCGTTTCATCGCGAAGCACGGCCTCACCCGCTATCGCCTGCATCCGCAATTCCCCTTCAATTCGATCCTGCTCCAGCGGATGCTCTACGCCGCCGATCAGGACGGACGCGGGGTGCAGTTTGCAGAAGGCCTGCTGCGCCCGATCTGGGAAGACGGACTGGACATCGCCTCGCCCGAGGCGATCGGCGCGGTGCTGGCGGAAGCGGGCTTCGATGCCGCCGACCTCTTCGCCCGCGCACAGACCGACGCGGTCAAGCAAGGCCTTGCCGCCAACACCGATGCCGTGGTCGCGCGCGGGGCTTTCGGGATCCCGACGATGTTCGTGGGCGCGTCGAAGGGTTCGGGGGGCGAGGGCGAAATCTTCTTCGGCAAGGAACGCCTCGGCCAGATCGAGGAACTGCTCGCCAAGGGTTGA
- a CDS encoding alpha/beta hydrolase family protein: MKSYARALAGWGPQLVMCFGLALAGTPAAAQEAAAPAPAPTQTATTDTAPPEIPTAHFAGRSAFWDAQLSPNGAMLSFMRRREGIAQFLVTGVDDKKIIRAFTTDPDDQFEWYRWVTDDKILLSLSRAGTFFGEDVRYTRLVLIELSSGTMSPMFNRSDVVQGDNVIHVAEDGSYMLVAIQKSIYDYPSVMRHDLVANGKVTTVEPPRDGVWNWTADDEGNVRMGTGWKDGRLKIFYRSQPGGKLELIARLKEGEKTEGYWDALQILNGSDEGYVLSEGESGRVGLRRFNFATRETVETIYEHPEWDIDRVTLKDGKLYAAYYTADRDEVHYFDEAAAKQHARMKKALGDVEVWVPSRAKDGARMLVYAGNEADPGVLYLFEPAARRMEEVSQLRPALDFNALARPRPMQYTARDGTVIRGYLTLPRGRAAKGLPLIIMPHGGPYGIRDKLEYNDEVQLLANRGYAVLQPNFRGSGGYGDAFFELGTGQIGRKMQDDLDDAMDWAVKEGLADPARVCVVGSSYGGYAAMWAVLRNPERYRCAASWAGVTDLEKQLRYDGQSFTRGGFKRWKDRVRGAGVTEVKTVSPVARAETLSRPLLLAHGTKDVVVPFSQYNLFEKATRSAPVKPDTLVIKDEGHGFSKAENEQRWYDALEAFLDKHNPADPAPVAVAARTGS, from the coding sequence GTGAAATCTTATGCACGGGCGCTGGCCGGTTGGGGGCCGCAGCTGGTCATGTGCTTCGGCCTGGCGCTGGCGGGCACGCCGGCGGCAGCGCAGGAGGCCGCCGCACCTGCGCCAGCCCCCACCCAAACCGCCACCACCGATACCGCTCCGCCCGAAATCCCCACCGCCCACTTCGCTGGCCGGTCGGCCTTCTGGGACGCGCAGCTTTCGCCCAATGGGGCGATGCTGTCCTTCATGCGCCGCCGCGAGGGGATCGCGCAGTTCCTTGTCACCGGGGTCGATGACAAGAAGATCATCCGCGCCTTCACCACCGATCCCGACGACCAGTTCGAATGGTATCGCTGGGTCACTGACGACAAGATCCTGCTGTCGCTGTCGCGCGCAGGCACGTTTTTCGGCGAGGATGTGCGCTACACCCGGCTGGTTCTGATCGAACTGTCGAGCGGCACCATGTCGCCGATGTTCAACCGTTCGGACGTGGTGCAGGGCGACAATGTGATTCACGTCGCCGAGGACGGCAGCTATATGCTCGTCGCGATCCAGAAGTCGATCTACGATTACCCTTCGGTGATGCGTCACGATCTGGTGGCGAACGGCAAGGTCACCACGGTCGAGCCCCCGCGCGACGGGGTGTGGAACTGGACGGCGGACGACGAGGGCAATGTCCGCATGGGCACCGGCTGGAAGGACGGGCGGCTCAAGATTTTCTACCGCTCGCAGCCCGGCGGCAAACTGGAACTGATCGCCCGGCTGAAGGAGGGCGAGAAGACCGAAGGCTATTGGGACGCGCTGCAAATCCTCAACGGCTCGGACGAAGGCTATGTCCTGTCCGAAGGGGAAAGCGGGCGGGTCGGCCTCAGGCGCTTCAACTTCGCCACGCGCGAGACGGTCGAGACGATCTATGAACATCCCGAATGGGACATCGACCGCGTGACCCTCAAGGACGGCAAGCTCTATGCCGCCTACTACACCGCCGACCGCGACGAGGTGCATTACTTCGACGAGGCCGCCGCCAAGCAGCACGCGCGCATGAAGAAGGCCTTGGGCGATGTCGAGGTGTGGGTGCCCAGCCGCGCCAAGGATGGCGCGCGGATGCTGGTCTATGCCGGGAACGAGGCCGATCCGGGCGTGCTCTACCTGTTTGAACCTGCCGCGCGACGGATGGAGGAAGTCTCGCAGCTGCGCCCCGCGCTCGATTTCAACGCGCTCGCCCGGCCGAGGCCAATGCAATACACCGCGCGCGATGGCACCGTGATCCGCGGCTATCTCACCCTGCCGCGCGGGCGCGCGGCCAAGGGGCTGCCGCTCATCATCATGCCCCACGGCGGGCCTTACGGCATCCGCGACAAGCTTGAATATAACGACGAGGTGCAGCTGCTCGCCAATCGCGGCTATGCCGTGCTGCAACCCAATTTCCGCGGCTCGGGCGGCTATGGCGATGCCTTCTTCGAGCTGGGCACCGGGCAGATCGGGCGCAAGATGCAGGACGATCTCGACGACGCGATGGACTGGGCGGTGAAGGAGGGGCTGGCAGACCCTGCGCGGGTGTGCGTCGTGGGCAGTTCCTATGGCGGCTATGCGGCGATGTGGGCCGTGCTGCGCAATCCCGAACGCTACCGCTGCGCCGCCAGCTGGGCGGGCGTGACCGATCTGGAAAAGCAGCTGCGCTATGACGGGCAATCCTTCACCCGCGGCGGGTTCAAGCGCTGGAAGGACCGGGTGCGCGGGGCGGGCGTGACCGAGGTCAAGACCGTCTCCCCCGTCGCCCGCGCCGAAACCCTCTCGCGCCCGCTGCTGCTGGCGCATGGCACCAAGGACGTGGTGGTGCCCTTCAGCCAGTACAACCTGTTCGAGAAAGCCACCCGCTCCGCGCCCGTGAAGCCCGACACGCTGGTGATCAAGGACGAAGGCCACGGCTTTTCCAAGGCCGAGAACGAACAGCGCTGGTATGACGCGCTGGAGGCCTTCCTCGACAAGCACAATCCGGCCGACCCGGCACCGGTGGCTGTCGCAGCGCGCACGGGATCCTGA